CGGCCGCGGTGACGTAGGGCCACGCGGTGTGGCTGAGGGCGTCGATGGTCGCCGAGGCGTCGCCGGTGGTCTGTGCGGCCTTCTCGTCGAGCGCCGAGCTGTCGGAGGCGCCGAGGTAGGCGCTCAGTCCGGCACCGAGGCCGCTGAGGGCGAGGAGCCCGGCGACGATCAGCCGCCCGCCGCTGCGGACGGCGAAGACGGCGACGAGGGCGGCCAGGCCGACTATGGCCAGGGCGGCCGGGAGGCCGGTGACGTCCTGGCCGTCGGCGGTCAGCGGCAGGGTGCCACCGCCGACGGCCGCCCGGCCCTCGGCCCAGGTCTGGCCGGAGGCGAGCAGGACGACGGTGGCGCCGACCGCCCCGAGGAGCAGACCGGCGGCCAGACTACGGCGGTTTCCCGTGGCGTCCGGCGCGGTGACGGCGCGGGCACGGGGCTGGGGTACGGGGACAGCACTCACGTACCCCACTATCCCTTACCGCCTCATGCTCCGTG
This sequence is a window from Streptomyces sp. NBC_01217. Protein-coding genes within it:
- a CDS encoding TIGR02234 family membrane protein, whose amino-acid sequence is MGYVSAVPVPQPRARAVTAPDATGNRRSLAAGLLLGAVGATVVLLASGQTWAEGRAAVGGGTLPLTADGQDVTGLPAALAIVGLAALVAVFAVRSGGRLIVAGLLALSGLGAGLSAYLGASDSSALDEKAAQTTGDASATIDALSHTAWPYVTAAGGLLILLAGLLALRYGKLWPTMSGRYERDGTPRPRRAARTAPDPDRPEDLWKALDRGEDPTREA